A window of Haloarcula marismortui ATCC 43049 genomic DNA:
GGGACCGTCATTGGCGGTGCGGCGTCTGCGTCCACGTCAGCAGGTATTCCGCTCATTGTTGTCTACTACGACCCTGTCCTTGCTGGCAATGTGGCCGAATATGTTCGGGAAAACAGTCGGCCCGGTCACAGCCAAACGGGAACACATGACGGCGAACCACCAGCCAACAGCGCAAACCGCAGCCCTGATTTCGGAAACGGATGCGCCCGATGACGCGCCAATGGAACGGCTTGATGTGCAGTCGCTCGGGCCACCGAAGCCACTCAAGCAGACACTAGAGCGGCTTGCGGAGTTGAACGATGACACCATCCTCGTCCAGTTCAACGACCGCGCCCCGCAGCATCTCTACCCGAAACTCAAGGACAGAGGCTACGACTTCGAAAGTGTTGAGACCGACGACGCGACAGTGACAATCATCTGGCGCAGATGAGTCGGAACACAGAGCCACCTGTCGACGTCGACGAAGCGATCGCTCGGATCGACAGCCGAGGAGCGAAGATTCAGCGGGAGCAACTCGAACGGACGCTGTCACAGCTACAGACTGATGGCGAACTAACGGCTGACCAGCGGCTCGTCGTTGAGGAACTGAGCGAACGACTCGTCGAGCGACTGCTCGCTGTCCCTCGAGCGAGTCTACGGGACGCGGCGAGGAGTTCGGACGACGAACGGATCGAAACAGCGCTCTCACTGTTCGAGTGATACTGGGCTGTACGCCCGTGAATAAGATTGGTCCCCCGGGGGCGCACATAGCTGTACGAAGGTACAGCCGGTAGTGAGCCTATTCCGACGACGCTGCGAGCACTAGCAGTGCCTCGCTGTCCGCCGTTGCAGCGGGAGAGATGTCCTGGTCACCGTCAAACCGAACGATGTCTCCGGGCGAGAGTGACAGCGTCTCGTCGCCAAGCGTCAGGTCCACGGCGCCCGAACGGAGGAGGAACACGATATCCCGATCGGGATGCGTGTGAGGCGGAATCGACTCGCCTGCATCGAGCGTCAACTGGATGGTTTTTGGCTCCCCGTCGAACAGTCTGGTCCGACCGTCCGAATCGCCGTCGAGTGTCGCTCGCTCCGTTTCTGCGGCGGTCGATTCGCTCATTGCTTTGGGAGGTCGGCGATATACTTCTGTGGGCCGTCCTGCTCGCACTGGTAGTTCGCCGCGTCGAACGCCTCGACTTCGGCTTGCAACTCGTAGAACAGCGGCTTTGGCTCGTGGTCGTTGATAATCCGAAGCGTCTCCCCGGCGGACAGCGCCTCAAACGAGTCGTGTATCTTGGCGTGTCGTTCCGCCGGCGGCGTTTCCCGCAGGTCGAGTGTGGTTGCTGGCATCACCTGCGTGTTTACTGGGAGCCGTGGAGGGGGTTCCCCCGAACACGTTCGGGAGTAAGGCCTGATGTCTACCGCGTGTTCTGCTCAATATGAGCCTTCTCTCCGGCCTCCGTGGCGGCTCAGATGTCGGGTTCGATAGCTACGGGACGTTCGTTCCCGAACGTAACCCGGACCCCGGTCCGTTCCTGTCTGAGACCGCAGTACTGACCGGCGACGACCACGCCACTTTCCACCGCCTCACGATGGATTTGTTCGACGAGCGCGGCGTGTACGACATGACCTTCGGGTACAACCTCGCACGGCTAAACCTCGACCACCGGCACCCAGACGCGGGCTTCCGCTACGGCCGTGAAACGGACGACAGCAGTGTACTCAGAGCGGAGTTCACGCCGACGACCGAGTTCTGCCCCCAGAGCGACACGCTGACTGTCGGCGCGTTCCGCGCCTGGAACGGGCTGTCGGACCGCCACGAGTACGACCGTGTCCGCGTCCGCGTGAGTCCGAACCATCACCAGAGCGCGAGCATCAACGACAAACTCCAGCAACTCGAAACGCGGTACCGGCAAACCGGCGAACTCCGGACGGACGGTGGAGATGAAGCGTCCGACGACAGCGTGCCGTTCTGACAGCGGACAGTCATCGCAGTAGCGCTTTCCGTGTACTCACATCGAGACAATCTCTGGGTAGATGGTCGGCCCGGGACTCACACTGCCGCAATACTGTGGGAGTAAACTGCCTGTCTTGACGGCTGAAGACATGGAAACCATTATACGGTTTGCTGGGCGACATGTCGTATACTGAGTCAACTGGGTGGGACATCGGTGGCTTAGTGGGACAGTGGAGGCCTCCTCCACGACAAAAGCAACAAACTATCAGAAAACGATGAGACCGGGTTACTTCCAGCGTGGTGTCGCGGCGGGCCGGAGGCAGAGCTGAGATGAGTAGCGGTATCTTCCGAGATGCGGACGGGACCTACAACAAGCGGCTTCTTGGACTGGTTCTTCTCCTTCTACTCGCCGTCATCGGTGCTGGCGTCGGGACCCTTGGTCTCACCGACAGCAGCGACTCGGCCCCCGACCAGCCCACCACCGAGATGACGCCTAGCCCGACAGAATCGACACCAACAGAGACACCGGACGGAACTGACTCCACACCGACCGAAAGCGGCGGCAGTGGCTCGCCACCGCCGAGTTCGCTCCTCACCGAAACCCCGACATCGGCTCCTACCCAGTCGGCCGGGAACACTACCAGCAACATGACGGCTGAATAGTCTGGCAACGACTGAGACTTCTTGCTTGCGCCTCCGCTCCGAAGGACCACGCCCGTGAGGGCCTTTCAGGAGAACAGGAGCGTGAGATTGAACCCGGTCACGGCGAGCCCCAGCACCGTCAGGAGAGCCGGCGGCCCGTAGTAGAGCAGCGGGTCCTCCTCAAGCACGCCGCCCCAGATGCTCAGGCCGAGACAGCAGTAGATAACGAGGAGTTTGAGTCCGAGGAAGCCGCCGCCGCCGAACGACTGGATCGCCCACCGAATCGCTGGATTCGCCTCGGTGAACGTCGGGACGAAGTAGACGATGGCGATAGTGGTGACCACGTCGCCGACGCCGTAGGTCGCCAGCGCCACCGCCCACACACTGGAGAAGGACCGGCTGGAGAAGGAACTCCCCTCCAGTGTCAGCCAGTCACCATCGCCAGCACCCATACTGCATTCGGGTATGGCTAGCGGCCATATATACTGCGAGGGCCAGTTATCTGATTTGAAAAGGAGAGAGATATGGGCTCTCCAGAGATTTTGAGGTAATTGTACGCGGGATAGCTATTCTAAAGACCAATATTGTCCCTCCTGAAAGTCCATAGCCGATGCCGGTGCCCACTCGTATTCAGCTGTGAGTCTCAGCTATGGGCGGTGTGTCGGGTTGTTGAACAGGCGCTCGCCTCGACAGGTGCGAGTTGTGTGCTGCCGGACGTTCGCGTCCTGCCAGCGCGGGTGCATGGAAAGGGACTTATCTTGTGGGCGGCCACGAGGAGGTAATGAGCCTGTCCGACGCGGACCACGAACTCGTGGTCGAGGAGATCGGTCGGGAGCCGACACGGGCGGAGGCCGCTCTCTTCGAGAACCTCTGGAGCGAACACTGCGCGTATCGCTCCTCTCGCCCCCTGCTGTCGGCGTTCGACTCCGAAGGCGATCAGGTCGTCATCGGCCCCGGCGACGACGCAGCCGTCGTCTCCCTGCCGTCCCACGGCGACGGCGAGGAGATGTACATCACGATGGGCGTCGAGTCCCACAACCACCCGTCCTACGTCGACCCGTTCGACGGGGCAGCGACCGGCGTGGGCGGTATCGTCCGCGACACACTGTCGATGGGGGCCTACCCCATCGCGCTGGCCGACTGTCTGTACTTCGGCGACTTTGACCGGGAGCACTCCCGCTATCTCTTCGAGGGCGTCGTCGAGGGTATCTCCCACTACGGGAACTGCATCGGCGTTCCAACTGTCACCGGGAGCGTCGCCTTCCACGACGACTACGAGGGGAACCCGCTCGTGAACGTATCCTGTATCGGCCTGCTGGAGCCCGAGCGGACCATCACTGCCGAAGCCCAGGAGCCGGGCAACAAGCTCGTTCTCGTCGGCAACGCGACGGGGCGAGACGGGCTCGGCGGGGCGTCCTTCGCCAGCGAGGACCTCGCGGAGGACGCTGAAACGGAGGACCGACCGGCCGTGCAGGTCGGCGACCCGTACTCGGAGAAGCTACTCGTCGAGTGCAACGAGGCGCTGCTGGACGAGGAACTCGTCGAGTCGGCCCGCGACCTTGGGGCCGCTGGCCTCGGCGGCGCGTCGTCCGAACTGATCGCCAAGGGCGGCCTCGGTGCACGTATCGAACTCGACCGCGTCCACGAGCGCGAGCCCAACATGAACGCCATGGAGTACCTGCTCGCCGAGAGTCAGGAACGGATGGTGTACGAGGTCGCGCCCGAGGACGTCGACCGCGTGGCCGAACTCGCCGAGCGGTTCGACCTCGGCTGTTCGGTCATCGGCGAACTCACCGAGCCGGGCACAAACTACGTCTGCACGTTCGAGGGCGAGACAGTCGTCGACGTGGACGCGGCGTTCCTCGGGGACGGTGCGCCGATGAACGACCTGCCGAGCGACGCGCCACCGAAACAGGAACGGGACCTGCCGACCGTGTCGCTGGACGAGGCGTTCGAGCGCATCGTCAGCAGCCCGAACTGCGCCTCGAAACGGTGGGTGTACCGCCAGTACGACCACGAGGTGCAGGTCCGAACGAGTGTCCTGCCCGGCGACGACGCCGCACTGCTCGCCATCCGTGAGGCCGGGACCGGACTGGCGTTCTCTGCCGGCGCGGACCCCAACTGGACCGACGCCGCGCCGTACGAAGGCGCACGCGCCGTCGCGCTGGAAAACGCCACGAACGTCGCCGCGAAGGGCGCGACACCCCATGCGGCTGTGGACTGTCTGAACGGCGGCAACCCCGAGAAGCCTGACGTGTACGGCGGCTTCAAAGGCATTGTCGACGGCCTGGCGGACATGTGCAGCGACCTTGACGTGCCGGTGGTCGGGGGGAACGTCTCCTTGTACAACGATTCCCAGGACGGACCGATTCCCCCCACACCGACGCTCGCGCTGGTCGGCGTCAAGGAGGGCTACGATGCCCCGCCGCTGTCGCTGTCCGGCGAGGGAAGGCTCGTCGTCGTCGGGGACACCGCACTGGAGGGCAAAACCGACCCGCGTCTGGGCGGGTCCGAGTACACCGCGCAGTTCGGCGGCACCGACCGCTTCCCCGCCCTCCCGGTGGACTCAACGGACGTTGTCGAGACGATTGCCGAGGTCGCCGACGCCGACCACGTGCTGGCAAGCCACGACGTGAGCCACGGCGGCCTCGCGGTAACGCTGGCCGAGATGGTCCACGAGGACGCCGGTGCGTCGGTCGAAATCGGGACCACCGAGCACGGCACTCCGGCTCGACTCCTGTTCAACGAGCGGCCCGGCCGGGTCGTGTTCGAGACGACTGACCCGGCGGCGGTCCGGGAGGCCTTCGACGGCGTCGCCCCAGTGACGGAACTGGGCGAGGCGAACGACTCGAACGGACTCGATATTACGGTCAACGACGAGACGCTGGCGTACAACGTTGCGGACATCGCTGACCTGCGGTCGGTCATCGACGACGAACTATAGTAACAATTGGAACGATTTACACACCGATCGCAGTGCCGTCCTGCGATTGGGTGTGTAATGACTTGCAATGGCTACTATAGCCTGATTACCAGCGGATATCGAACCGCGCACCGCCCATTTCGCTCTCAGAGACTGCGACCGACCAGCCGTGCGCTTCAGCGATGCTCTGAACGATTGACAGGCCGAACCCTGTCCCATCCGAGTTCGTTGAGTAGCCGTGTTCGAACACCAGCTCACGGTCGTCTGGTGGAATGCCAGGGCCGTCGTCCGCGATAGAGAACCCGTTCTGCTCGTGTGCCTCGGGCGCGGAAACGACAACGGTGCATTCCGCGCCGGCGTGCTCGATGGCGTTCCGGTAGAGATTCTCGAATAGCTGCTGGAGGCGCTCTGAGTCCGCCTCGATGACCGCTTCAGTTTCGACCGTGAGCGTTCCGTCCTCAGTTTCGACCTGTTGCCATGCGTCGGCTGCGACGGTTTCGATGGGGACGCTTGCGGTTTCTCCGACGACGCGCCCCTGCCGAGCGAGCGTCAGGGTGTCATCGAGGATCCGCGTCATCCGCTCATGTGCCGCAGCGACCTCCTGTAGCCCCTCCTGAACAGCCGCATCCTCGGTGTCATTGAGCAGGAGGTGGGTGCGGCCGGATGCGACGTTCAACGGGTTCCGAAGGTCGTGGCTGACGATACTGACAAACTCGTCGAGGCGCTCGTTCTGGTGTTTCAGCTGTTGTTCGCGGCGCTTTCGTTCAGTGATATCGGTGTATATCCCGTACCCTTCCAGCTGACTGCTGTCATGCGTGACAATAGTGCTCCGGAACAGGTAGGTCCGGACCTCCCCTGATGCAGTCATCCGTCTGACCTCTTGCTCTGACTGGCCGGTCTGTTCCCACCAGTCTGCCCTGATAACCTCGGCGTCGGCTCCGGGCGGCGCGAGGAGTGCCCGAAGCTCCGTTCCGACTGCATCCGTCCGGTCGTAGCCGAACGAGTCCGCGAACGCTTCGTTGATCGACTTGACGTACGGTTCTCGTTGTTTAAACTCGACGACAACAGCCGGGTTAGGGATATTCCCAAGGAGCGCGTCAAACCGTTCTTGTGCCGCCAGTTGTACGCGGAGCTCACTCGCGACGAGCGCGATATATCCCTCGTTGTTGTGCTGGATTATATCACAGATATCCTGTGCATCCGTGCCGTCTATCTCCGTTTCGCCACCAATACCGAGGTCAGCCATTGCGTCGTCAACGATAGCCGACGCCTTTTCGATACCAACCGTTTCTGCGAACTTTGAAACGAGCCCGGTTCGATTCATCTGTTACTCCGGCAGTGCAAAGAGCACTGTTGTCGTGTTGTGAAAGCCGCTGAGTTGCCCAGCTTGCATGCACAGCTCCCCGTACGTCTCGAATCCAGCGACTGGGGCCGACAGGGTCGATGTGATCCCATCGACAGCCGATGAAAACGCGTCGTCGAAAAGAATCTGACGGCACGCACAGTCGTAGACGAACGCGCCAGCGATATTCCCGTCACACAGCGAAACAGCGTCTGCAGCAGCCTGCTCAGCGGACGCGATCTGGTCCGCTCTGTTGCCATGCATTATACGGAGGACAGTCCCCTCCGGAATATCAACGGCGAACTGCAGTGCGCCAGTCTCTTCAATCGCAGTCCGGGGCCAGCGTATCTTGTAGGTCTCGCCCTGGTCGATACCGAACAGGTATGCGACCATGAGCTTCCTGAGCTCCGCTGAACCGACTGGGACATCATCGACCGCTATTCCTGTTCTCTCCGCAACGTGGTCTCGAACAGCGTCTTTCCACACTTCGAACGCTGGTTCACCGTTGAGTTCGTGAACCACATTTCCGGAGACATCGGTTACCTCCCACGGCTCTGAGATGGGGGTGTGCCCGTGGTTGACGGTAATGACCGGACGCTTTTTCCCGGAGATGAGCACGAGAACGACTGCGTCCTCAACAACCGACGCATCGCAAAACACTGGCGTCGATTCCATTCGGAGACCGTCAGACGCCGCCCCACCTGCAAATTCGACATAGGGGCCAAGCCGTCGCTGGACCGACAGCGACAACTGTTCACCGACGCCCGCGAGCCCGTCGTGGAGGACAAGCGCTGACTGGTATGGTTCCTCGATGTTTTCCGGGAGCGACCGGACGGCGTCTCTGACAGCCCCGCGGGTGTTCTCGCTGAGACCGGTGGCCAGGGCCGTATCGAACCGGAACGAGTCACTGGTAACGAGTGTGACTGCCACGCCGGCGTCCATCGCTCGCTCTTCGGTGAACGTACCGCCGGCCGTACAGCCGACAACGGCTGTCTCATCGTCGACAAGGGCAGTTACGCCCGCCAGAACGGCTTCAGCATCGAACCCAGTGCTGGAAAACACCTGACAAAAGTCCACCCGATCGGCATCCAGTCGGTCACGAGCAGTGCTGGTCGCCTCTCGGCCAGCGCGCCGACCAGTGGTCGCCACTGACGTTCCTGTTGCGACCACCGTACTCGCGTCCGACTGGGACGGCATAGTACAACAGTTGTTGGCGTGGAAACCTATATACTCTCCCCAGAAGTATCAGATCTGATATTCATGCTGGCCGCCGTGGTCATGCCAATTCGATCAGGCAAGCGCCAGCGCGATGCCGAAGGTAAGCACCAGTCCGACCAGCAGTACGCCGAGCCCCGTGCCGACTTGAGACATCGTGAACGAGCTCTGTGGGGCCGTCGACCGAAGCGGCGGTTCTCGCGCGGGCAGTTCGACGTGTTCGGGGTCGTAATCCGGCCGGTCCTCCTCGTGGTGGTCGTCTGCCATGGTCGGTGCTTCTGGGGCGCCATACGTGTAGCTGTCGGATTCCCACTGCATATCGGCCAGACACTTGCACCAGTCGAAACGGTCAAACGGCGTTGCGTCGAACTCACAGGTATCGAATGACGCTTACGAAACGGATCATCCCCTGTATCGACGTGGACGTGGACGAGAACGGGGACGCGGCGGTGTACACAGGAGTCAACTTCGAGGATCTGGAGTACACCGGCGACCCGGTGGAGATGGCAAAGGCCTACAACGAGTCCGGCGCCGACGAGTTCGTCTTTCTGGACATCACTGCCTCCGCTGAGGGACGCGAAACGATGCTTGATACTGTCTCGGCCGTGGCCGACGAGGTGTTCATCCCGCTGACCGTCGGCGGCGGTATCCGTACCCGTGCCGACATCAAGGAGACGCTCCGGGCTGGCGCAGATAAGGTGTCGATCAACTCCGGCGCTATCGCCGAACCCGACCTCATCAATGAGGGCGCGGCGGCCTTCGGGAGCCAGTGTATCGTCATCTCCGTCGACGCCCGCCGTCGCTTCGATTCGGAAGGTGAGCACTACACCGAGGTCGACGGCGAGTCCTGCTGGTTCGAATGCACGGTCAAGGGCGGCCGCGAAGGGACCGGACTGGATGTCATCGAATGGGCCACCGAGGCCGAAGAGCGCGGCGCGGGCGAACTGTTCGTCAACTCCATCGACGCCGACGGGACCAAGGATGGCTACGACATCCCGCTGATGAAAGCCGTCTGTGACACCGTTTCGACGCCCGTCATCGCCTCCTCAGGCTGTGGTAGTCCGGAAGACATGGAGGAAGTGTTCGTCGACGCAGGCGCGGACGCCGGCCTCGCCGCCTCTATCTTCCACTTCGGCGAGTACTCTATCGCCGAGACCAAGGAGTATCTCGACAGCAAGGGGATTCCGGTCCGACTGTAACGCCGTCTCCGGCTTGGGGTCGCAATAGTAAACACACGTACCTGTCTCTCTGTATGCCGCAGTTTTCCCGACGCCTCAGATAGCATCGGTTTTCTCCGCGCCTCAAGGTTCCATGTCAGTTCTCACTGTTTGCGGGCATATCTTTTTTAGCTACTGGCAGGACCTGTCCACAGGGTGGATTGTATCTGTCGAGCCAACTGACCGACCGACTGCGGGGGACCGTCCCCAGAAAACCGCGACACTGTGGCCTGGCATCGGGCAGGTTTTATTCGCCCACCACGGAGAATCAACAATGAAATGGCGGTGTGAATGGTGTGGCAAACCCCACGAGGAGAACGACCCGCCGTGTGATAACTGCGGCCACGGTTCTTTTGAGGAGGCCGTGACGCAGGTCAACGAAGAGGTCGTCGAGGGTGGGCCCAGATGGGTCTGTCTGGACTGCGGTCGCCAGCATCAGAAGAACTCTCCGCCGTGCAAACGCTGTGGCGGGAGTAACTTCGAGCGACGAGTGGGGCCACCGGAAGACGACCCGCTCGATGACATACAGACCGGCTGGCTGGACGTACTCGAGACGAAGTATGTGATCGGCTACGCCGCCGTAGCAGTGTTGCTCGGACTCATCGTACTCGCCGCTGTGGGCGGCATCACGCTGCCGGGCTTTGCCGCTGAAACTCCCGCTGGTCCGCCGCCGATTGCGTCCCCTGCTGGAAGCGGCGACACGGTCAACTCGTTCTCGATTGCCGATGTCGAGGACACATACCTTGACGTGTACAACGTCCGGCGGTCGGGCGTCGGCGGCGGGACCGTTTCGCGGAACGCGACCATCGACGACGCTGCAGCCTACTACAACAAGGGCCGTGTCGATGCGAGATACGACAACGCAGAGCGGCCCACGCGGGAGGGTGTGTCCCGATTCGACCTCCCCTGTGAGCGCCCAGTCGTGGTCAGCTATGAGGTGGCCTACGACCGAACACCCCAGTCGCTCGACCAGTTCCAGAATGAGACGGCGCTGGCGACCGCACTCGTCGACAGCTACCTCGAGCGGGGCAACAGAATCCAGCGAGCGGACACCGGACTGGTTGGCCTCGACATCCACGTTGGTCCGGACGAACGCGTGTTCGTCACGTACGTACTCTGTTAGAATTACGCGGCGGCTTCGAACGCGTCCGTGAAGTTGTCTGCTTTTTCGATGACGGCGTCGGTTCCGTCTTCGAGGGCCTCCAGCGCGTCGACGCCCTCCTCGGTCTTGATGGTCAGGACCGGGTCCGTCTGGCCACCGGACTGTTCCGGGTTCACGTCGTAGGTCGCCGCCGTGACGCCCTCTGTCTCCAGTAGCGCTCCCTTGATCACGTTCATGAACGTGTGGTCCTCACCGGCGATTTCGATAGAGAGTTCCGTGTCGGATTTGTCGATAACGCGAAGGTCCATACCCACTGTTTGGTCACCTGCGACCCATCAACGCTTCGCTTCCTGTCCGCTGTGTCGGTGACGCCGTGACACCCGTGAACTACACGAGCGCGTACACCATCAGGAAACCAAAGTAGATGAGCACGAGTGCGCCCAGTGCCTGGAGTCGGAACGTCGAAAGCGACTCTTCCTCCTCGTCGTGGGCTACCCGGAAGGCCTCGACCTCCTCGTCGTCGAGTTCATTGGGATGGGCTAGGCCGCGGTGGAGCGCGAGCCAGGACTCGCGGGCGAACGGCCGGCCGCAGTACGAACAGCTGTAGGCCGTGGCGTCGGCCGGGACATCGTAGGCTGCTTCGTCGTCAGTACTTGTCGCTGCCGTATCGGCCGCTGGCTGGGTTGCTGTGTCAGTCATAGATGTGGGAGTGCCACCTCCGGCTGGGAGACGACCCAGAGGCTTGTCATCGTGTAGAACACCATGACCGCGATGAAGGGATACTGCGACCGAATCGCCTGCAGTCGCGCGGGAAAGAGGTCGTACGCGGCGGCGTGGGCCACCCAGATAGCGACCAAGTGACCGACGATGACCGATGCGAGCGCAACCGCGCCGAACCACGCCGGCAGGTCGATGGTCGGCACTACTGCCGGGTCCGCAAACGGCGACGTGAGCGCGACGGCCAGCGATGGGGCGAGCACGAGGAAGTACCCGAGGTAGTGCGCGAAGTGGTAGCCAACGGCGATAGCGACGAGCGGCGGCGCGAACCGCTGTGCGAGAACCGCTGGGGCCAGATACGTATCCGACATATCGCGGGAAAGCCGGACCGCGAGCCGATACACGCCGAGGAAGCCGGCGAAGCCGAGCCCGAGCGCGACTGGATACAGGAGGTGCGGCGGGACGCCGGCGTCGACGATCGGCGTCGTCAGGTCGCGCCAGGCCGGCGTCGTGACCAACCCGTCGTAGGTCGTGACCCACAACAGGGCGACCACGAAGGCGACTTCGTCCGGGCCGTCGACCAGCCGCGGCGTCGAGAGGTCCATGCCGGGAAGCCGAAGTCGAAGGCCGTCCTCGTCGCGGCCGATAGGCGCAAAGCGACCGTAGTAGCGGAACACCCGCTCCACCGGGTCAGCGTGGGCGAACCAGTCGTCGGATCCGAACACGAGTGCGCCCGCAATTGTCAGCACGGTGTATCCGGCGACAACCGACGCAAGCAGTCGCGGCTGGTCGGCGAGCGGGCTGACGACCTCGACCCATACCAGCACGAGCAACCCACCGACGGCAGGCCACGACCCGACGCGGGCCGGGTAACTGCGGTTGAGCGACGGGAGGAGTTTGGCGAGCGTCTTGAATGGATTGAGCGTCGCCCAGCTGTTGCCCACGAGGTACGTCGTCATCGCGAGCCCGGCCCACCAGCCGACCCAGACGAGCAGTATTGCGAGATTCGTCCGGGCGTTCGTCGGTCCGAAGAAGCCCACGACGAACACCGCGGCGAGTCCGCCGAGCCCAACGAGTTGCCCAGCGAGCCGTAGGATGCCTTCGAAACCACCCGACAGCGGACGGCCCCAGTTGTGGATGCGCTCCACGAACGTCCGGTCGGTGACGAACGACGCCAGCAAGAACGACGCGCCGACAGCCGCACCACCGGTACTCAGGAAGAGCCACGTCGGTATCGTCAGCGACTCGCGGCCGCCGCCGGCGAGACTGCCGCCGTGTGCGCTTGCCGTCCCCGTCGCGGCCAGCCAGCCCAGTCCACACACCACCAGCGCGACCGTACGACGCCTCCCAGATGTCATCGTCGGCAGTTGGGCCTTCGCCCTCGTGTAGCTTCCGGGATGTGGGCGAGCCACTCCTCGCCTGGGCTGGAGGCGGAACGCACCGCAGGGAATTGGATGGGCTTTTAGTATTCCGTTCGCAAGGGCCCTAGTATGAGTGTCTCCGATGAACACGCGGACGACGGGCACGGGGAGCATCACCTCCCGGCGACGGAGGACTGGCCCCACGGGTTCGGTGAGGCCAGCTGGTGGCCCTTTGTGACGGCAATCGGTGGTTCGGGCATCTACGTTAGCGCAGCTCTGCTTGTGCTCTCGATGGGCGAAAACGCACTTGTCAGCCAGACGGTCGGGGCGGGAGCGATGGCCGGGAGTGTCGGCCTCTTCCTCGTCGGCATCTACGGCTGGCTGTACCACGCCTTCGTCTCGGACTTCTGGGAGCGCGGGACGGACTACCACTCGGACAAGACGCTGAAGTTCGCGATGCTGTTGTTCCTTGGGAGCGAAATCGCCACCTTCGGCGCTGGCTTCGTCTACTACTTCATCGTTCGTGGCGGCGAGGTCTGGACACAGGCGGCCGTTCCTGAGGTGTTCGGCTCACTCGTGATCGTCAATACGCTGCTTCTGATCGCCAGCTCGGTGACGCTGCACTACAGTCACATCGCGCTCCGGAGCGGGAACCGGAGCCGGTTCCTGAAGCTGCTGGGCGCGACGCTGCTACTGGGAATCGTCTTCATCGGCGGCCAGGTGTACGAGTACTACGAATTCATCGTTCACAAGGGCTTCAGCATCGGCGGTGGCATCTACGGGTCCGCATTCTACGGGCTGACGGGCCTCCACGGCCTCCACGTCACGATGGGTGCTGTCCTTCTGGGTATCGTCTTTATTCGCGGGTACTACGGTCAGTACTCGGCTGAACGGCACACCTCCGTCTCGACGGCATCGATGTACTGGCACTTCGTCGACATCGTCTGGATCTTCCTCGTCGTCGTGCTCTATATGGGCGCGAACCTGGTGTAGGTCGCCGACGAGCTTTAGACGGCCGCCACTCGTTTCACACGCATGGACCGGCTAGATGTCAGCGGGAGCTTCGACGTACACGAGTACCGACACGGGCTCAAGCTGCTGAAAGACGACCGCGGGACGATGACGCTGTCGAACCGGAAGGGGTTCGCCTGTCCGGCCTGTGGCAACGAGTTCGAGACGCTCTTTATCAGCGAAAAGCGGACGAACACCTTTGGAGACCCCGGGTCGCCCTTCTGTCT
This region includes:
- the hisF gene encoding imidazole glycerol phosphate synthase subunit HisF, which produces MTLTKRIIPCIDVDVDENGDAAVYTGVNFEDLEYTGDPVEMAKAYNESGADEFVFLDITASAEGRETMLDTVSAVADEVFIPLTVGGGIRTRADIKETLRAGADKVSINSGAIAEPDLINEGAAAFGSQCIVISVDARRRFDSEGEHYTEVDGESCWFECTVKGGREGTGLDVIEWATEAEERGAGELFVNSIDADGTKDGYDIPLMKAVCDTVSTPVIASSGCGSPEDMEEVFVDAGADAGLAASIFHFGEYSIAETKEYLDSKGIPVRL
- a CDS encoding DNA-directed RNA polymerase subunit L; protein product: MDLRVIDKSDTELSIEIAGEDHTFMNVIKGALLETEGVTAATYDVNPEQSGGQTDPVLTIKTEEGVDALEALEDGTDAVIEKADNFTDAFEAAA
- a CDS encoding C2H2-type zinc finger protein, encoding MTDTATQPAADTAATSTDDEAAYDVPADATAYSCSYCGRPFARESWLALHRGLAHPNELDDEEVEAFRVAHDEEEESLSTFRLQALGALVLIYFGFLMVYALV
- a CDS encoding cytochrome c oxidase subunit 3; this encodes MSVSDEHADDGHGEHHLPATEDWPHGFGEASWWPFVTAIGGSGIYVSAALLVLSMGENALVSQTVGAGAMAGSVGLFLVGIYGWLYHAFVSDFWERGTDYHSDKTLKFAMLLFLGSEIATFGAGFVYYFIVRGGEVWTQAAVPEVFGSLVIVNTLLLIASSVTLHYSHIALRSGNRSRFLKLLGATLLLGIVFIGGQVYEYYEFIVHKGFSIGGGIYGSAFYGLTGLHGLHVTMGAVLLGIVFIRGYYGQYSAERHTSVSTASMYWHFVDIVWIFLVVVLYMGANLV
- a CDS encoding DUF7385 family protein; translation: MDRLDVSGSFDVHEYRHGLKLLKDDRGTMTLSNRKGFACPACGNEFETLFISEKRTNTFGDPGSPFCLVRTDDQLLVLTH